Within Streptosporangiales bacterium, the genomic segment CCACGTGATCGTCGACCACCACATACAGTGCTGTCAGGAGGGTGTTCAGTTCTTTGGTCACACATCGATCTTGAACACCCTCCGCCCCACGTCTCCGCAGCCGCGCCGACCACACCCTTCAAGGAATCACTCATCTAGTCGTCGGCATCGTCGGCGGGCTCAGGCAGCTGCACCGCCGGGGCCACCGCGCGCAGCTCGTCGAGCGTCACCGCACCCTCGCGGCGGACGTAAGGGACGTCCCCGGTGAGGTCGACGATGGTGGACGGCACCGAGTCGATGCACGGCCCGCCGTCGAGGTAGACGGCCACGCTCTCCCCCAGCTGCTCGACCGCCTCGTCGACCGTGCTCGCCGGTGGGCTGCCGGAGACGTTCGCGCTGCTCACCGCCAGTGGCCCGGTCTCCGCGATCAGCTCGAGCGCGACCGGGTGCAGCGGCATCCGCACCGCGACCGTGCCCCTGCTCTCCCCGAGGTCCCAG encodes:
- a CDS encoding threonylcarbamoyl-AMP synthase, which codes for MSRTYDCQQRTEREDGVRAAAEAVQRGELVVLPTDTVYGVGADAFTGEAVSALLAAKARGRDMPVPVLVSSEAMLSGIVSDLGADAEVLTKEFWPGGLTVIVTHAPSLAWDLGESRGTVAVRMPLHPVALELIAETGPLAVSSANVSGSPPASTVDEAVEQLGESVAVYLDGGPCIDSVPSTIVDLTGDVPYVRREGAVTLDELRAVAPAVQLPEPADDADD